A region of Anguilla rostrata isolate EN2019 chromosome 10, ASM1855537v3, whole genome shotgun sequence DNA encodes the following proteins:
- the LOC135233190 gene encoding cytochrome c oxidase subunit 7C, mitochondrial: MLGQAVRRFTTSAIRGSHYAEGPGKNLPFSVENKWRLLGMMVLFFGSGFTFPFIVVRHQLLKK; the protein is encoded by the exons ATGCTTGGCCAGGCTGTTCGACGATTTACCACTTCAGCCATCCGTGGGTCTCACTATGCAGAAGGACCAGGAAAG AACCTGCCCTTCTCCGTGGAGAACAAATGGAGGCTGCTGGGCATGATGGTGCTGTTCTTCGGCAGCGGGTTCACCTTCCCCTTCATCGTGGTCAGACACCAGCTCCTGAAGAAGTGA